Within the Planctomycetaceae bacterium genome, the region GTGATGTTGGCACCTGATTCCCGATCAAAGTCTTCCACTTCGCCGTCCTGGTCCATCACGACATTTCCCATGTGGCTCATCGAGCCATGGGTTCCGGTGACATACCATCCGCCCCAGCGGTTTTCGAATGGACTTGTGTCGTCATTCAGGAAGGTCCCCAGTCGGTACACCGGTAATCCGCCGGCATCCGAATAGACAGATCGGACCATGTGCCCAGGTGTTCGCCTCGTATGTGTGCTGCCATGACACTGAAGGCAATGAGCAGTTTCTCGTTCGATGCGCGGGCGATCACCGGGTGTCTGTTCGAGCGTATAGAAGGTGCCGCCAAGTCGAGCGTCTGCTGCGGAGAGCTCCACGACTCCCCCGCGCTGCACCCATCCGACATAGACGTCATCGTTGAAATAGATGGCACGCGGGGTTCGCGGGGTGATCCGGCTGACCTGAAGGCTGGTTTTCGAGAACACCAGGACCTGAGACGAAACCGGTACCTGAAGTTCTTTCAGCACGGACTTCAGGTACCCATGATCGTCGTCCCAGTTCAGCCGGGTTTCTCCGCTATCCAGCCTTTCCAGTAGTCTGGCCACAGGGTCCGTGGCCTGAGACGTACTGTAATTGATCGGCTCCTGCTCGTAGTCCAGCTGAGCCACCGCATTCTGAATGAGGCAAACACAAACGATCGTGGACCGCAGGACCGTTTTCATTCTGAGGGCTCCAGCAGAGACGGATTCAATCGGGCGATTCAGTTTTCCGGGACAGTGTTCTTTCCAGTTCTGGCGTTCGATTTCGCGTCAGAATTTCCAGCTTGAAATGAACGCCAGTGTCCCCGATGACCAGACTATTCGAGCACAGGGACTTTGTAAGAAATAGCGCCAATGGCCTGATTCTTCGGAACAGTCCTGTAGTTCTCATGGCACATGATGCACTTATCCATCACCACAGGAACGGTTGTCGCAGCCAGCAGGAAGGATTTCCCATCTTCTGTGACCACTTCGTCATAGGATGCCTTGCCGGACAGTATTTCTTTGACAGCTCGTTTCTCAAAGCCGTCCTGCGGTAGATTTTCGTCGTTGTAAGGATGGCCGCTGGCATCAATCAGCCGTGCTTCGTGCCAGCCTTTTTCCTTCATCGCACCAAACAGGGCTTTGGCGGCAACCGCTGCGGCGATGGAATCTTCGTCTTCGACATAATGCTGGGTGATCAGGACGACGCTCGTTTTGTAGACGTCATCCAGGAGGCGAACTTCGCGACGAGCTCGCTCCACTGCCGCTGGTGACGGCTTTGCGGCTGCGGGACCTGCAAGCGCAGTTCCGCCGGATCGCTCGCCGGAAACAGCCAGGGTCACAACAATTCCCGCCAAAAGCACGAATGAGAGGGCGATTTTTTTCATTGAGCAATTTCCTTCACGGAGTCCGGGTTCTAATATCCGATAGCCACACCTAAAAACTGGAGAGGAATATCCTGTTACGAGACTACATTCGAAAAAACAGGATGTCAACATCCTGTTTCATCCTGAGAAAGCGAATGAATGTTCTCCCAAACAGTGGAATACGCTCTGCGCGCGGTCGTTCATCTGGCAATGCACTCCCCGAAACCCCAGAAAACGGCGGATATTGCGGACGCGACGAAAGTCCCGAGTGCTTACCTTTCCAAGGTGTTGCAGGGTTTGAGAGAGAAGGAAATCGTGATTCTTCAGCGGGGAATTGGCGGAGGTGTCTCACTGGCACGCGATCCGGCGGAACTGACGATTCTGGATGTGGTCAACGCTGTTGATCCCATCGAGCGAATTCATACCTGCCCCCTGGATCTGCCGGGGCACGGTGTTCGTCTTTGTGCACTGCATCAACGAATGGATAACGCACTGGCATCGATGGAATGTGCGTTCCAGCAAACAACTCTGAAGGAGCTGCTGGCGGATCCCAATCCCAGTGTTCCGCTCTGCCGCGACTAAACGAATTCCGCATGAATGGTTCCCTGCGGCCTTGATCGCAGGCAGTCTCGCACGCGATTGATCGCGGTTGTAGAACGGCGGCGAATTGACAAGACTCCACATCACAGTTCGCGGCGAGGTGCCGGATCTGGTGATACAGGACGTCGTTTGTGGCCCTGTTCACGAGCGTTCTTCGTTCACGAGCGTTCTTCGGACGTTCTGCGGATGAAAGTGTGGGCCAGGCGGTTTCTGACCGTTGCACTTTCACCCCTGCGACGGGAACGCCATCGCGTTCGCAGGATTGCCTTCTGATTATCGTGGCCGAATACAGTATCGTGGCCGAATACAGTGCCGAATACAGTATCGTGGCCGAACACAGTCCGCTTAATGGCCGAATTCGGGTAAGGCACGCCCGGTCTTCTCTGGTATCTGGAACAAGTAAATCATGACGGATTACGAAAAGCTGGGACAGTTTTACCTCGGCAAGACTCATGATCTGAAGACTGGTGTCACGTCACCGGATGATCTAGTGATGTATGACGCAAAGGATTTGACGACGCACGCAGTCTGCGTCGGCATGACCGGAAGCGGAAAGACGGGGCTTTGTCTTTCGCTGCTGGAGGAAGCCGCGATCGATGGCATCCCGGCAATTTGCATTGATCCGAAGGGGGATCTCGGCAATCTGATGCTGACATTTCCCAACCTTGCCCCACAGGACTTCGCTCCCTGGGTCGACCCGGTCGAAGCAACCCGACAGGGGCTCACGGTACCTGAAATGGCCCGGAAGACGGCTGAACTCTGGAAGCGTGGATTGGGGGAATGGGGACAGTCGGGTGAACGGATTCAGCGATTTCGTGAAGCCGCGGAAGTTGCCATCTACACGCCGGCCAGCACGGCTGGACGACCTCTGACCGTGCTCAAATCGTTTGCTGCTCCCAATGCTCAGGTACGGGAGAACTCCGAAGCCTTCCGCGACAATATCCTGTCGGCAGTTTCGGGATTGCTGGCGCTGATGCAGATTGACGGCGACCCCATCAGCAGTCGCGAGCACATCCTGCTGTCGACGATTCTGGATTTTTACTGGCGAGAGGGACAGGATGTCGACATGGCGACACTGATCCGATCGATCCAGGCGCCGCCTTTCCAAAAGGTTGGGTTTCTGGATCTCGAGTCGTTCTATCCCTCAGGCGATCGATTCAAGCTGGCCATGTCGCTGAACAGTTTGCTGGCCTCGCCCAGTTTTGCGGCGTGGATGGAAGGGGAGTCTCTGGATATCCAGAACCTTCTCTATACCGCCGAAGGTAAGCCACGTCTGGCCATTATTTCCATCGCACATTTAACAGATTCAGAACGAATGTTCTTCGTAACCATACTGTTGAATGAAATGATTTCGTGGATGCGAAGTCAGCCGGGGACCAGCAGTCTGCGCGCACTGCTGTATATGGATGAAGTTTTTGGCTACTTCCCGCCGACCGCCAATCCACCTTCCAAACGACCGATGCTGACGCTGCTGAAGCAGGCCCGCGCGTATGGCCTCGGCTGTGTACTGGCGACGCAGAACCCGGTGGATCTGGACTACAAAGGCCTTTCGAACTGTGGTACCTGGTTTTTGGGCCGTCTTCAGACAGAGCGAGACAAGATGCGCGTTCTGGAAGGACTCGAAGGTGCAGCCGCTTCGACGGGTTCGGAATTTGACCGCGCCAGTATGGAGCAGACGCTTGCGGCTCTTGGCAGTCGGGTGTTCCTGATGAACAATGTCCACGAAAGCGGGCATGTCATCTTTCGCACGCGATGGGCACTGTCGTACCTGCGTGGACCCATCACTCGGGATCAGATCGAAATACTGATGGCACCGCTGAAGGCCGGCGATTCGTCTTCCGGCGGTTCGTCCGCATTTGCGGCTCCGGCGACTGAGCTTGCTAACGACGATGCTCGCCCGGTGCTGCCTCCTGAGATTCCGGAATACTTTATGCCGATCCGCCGATCGGTGGAGAAAGTTGTCTACCGCCCGGCGTTGCTGGGACAGGCACGCGTGCACTATGTCGATTCGAAGACGGACATCGATCAGTGGGACGAAGTCACTTTGTTGCGACTGGCCGGCGATGGCGTTGACAGGGATGCGTGGAGTGAAGCAGAAGAATGGGACGAAGCAGAACTGCCCGAACTGACGGCCCTGCCGGATGAACCGGACGCAGCGTTCCGTGATCTTCCTTCCGAACTCATGCAGAAGAAGTCGTACAGTGCCTGGGAAACGTCGCTGAAAAATCATCTGTTCCGAAATCAGAAGCTGATGATCAACGTATGCCCGATTCTGAAAGAAGCGTCACGTCCGGGTGAAAGCGAATCCGATTTCCGAATTCGGCTCCGTCATGCCGCTCGAGAACAGCGTGACCTGCTGGTTGAGAAACTTCGGGCAAAATACGCATCCCGGTTTCGCACCATCGAAGATCAGATTCGACGAGCAGAACAGAAAATCGAAACAGAAAAATCGCAGAGCTCCCAGAAGAAACTCTCAACGGTGGTTTCGATCGGCAGCAGCGTCCTGGGCGCGTTGTTTGGTCGCAAACTGACCTCCTCAACAAACATGACCCGCGCGGGGTCGGCGATTCGTTCGGCTTCGTCGCTTGCCAAAGAGGCTGAGGATATTCGTCATGCGGAAGAGGCGTACGAGGCGGTGGTTCGTAAACGCGAAGAACTTTCCGCTCAGGTTGAATCCGAGGCTCAGGCCATTCAGGATCAGTTCGATCCTGACTTAATGGAGTTTCAGCACGCGGAAATCACACCCCGCAAATCAGACATGTCGATCATGCGTGTTGTCCTTGTCTGGCTTCCCTACGGCGTCACGCGCACCGGGGAAACTGAACGCATTTTCTGATGTTCCATCAAGTCTGATTGATGCCGGTGTTAGCTTAGCTGTCCGTTGAAACACCGGACAGGCAGGCAGGACGACTGGAAACCATCGTGTTTTGAGTTCTCTCGCTGGAGCCAGTCCCGTATTTCATCAGGCTGTTAAACGACGACCGCAGTTCAAATCGCTTCATTTCGACAGGTTTGTTGATTTTGTTTGAACGATTGCGGCTGTGGTTGACCTGAATAGCGGGTGTTTCTGTTTGCGTATGCATCAGCACCGGTGAATGCGCAAGTGGTTGACTGCGGTTCAATCGGATAACCTGCTTTACGAAGTGAAGAACGGGTCAGGTACGTCGTACATGAACGTCGTGCATTGATAGCGTGAAATCAAAGGAAATCTGTCATGCGTTTAGCGCTTGTCACCCTGCTTTTGACAGCAGTGGTCAGTACAACGGGTCTGATGGCTACCGTGTTCGTTCAGGATCGTGACGCAATGAGACAGCAGGCCGATCAGTTGATGAAGGATGGCAACTGGGCAGAAGCCTGGGATTTGCTGGAAAAGCTGTCCCGTGATGCAGCCAACACCGATCGCCGACTGGCACAGGATCTAAGGAAAGCGGTTCAATGTCTGAACACGCTGAATCGCACGGCGGAGTTTGATGATTATCTCGAAAGTGTGATCGCCGCCCATCCAGCAGACTGGAGACTGTTGTCCACTGCTGCCAGCCTGCTTCAGGGGAGCGTGCCACACGAAGGGTTCCGAATCGCGGGCCAGTTCGAACGTGGCTATCATCGGGGAGGCGGTGA harbors:
- a CDS encoding DUF3365 domain-containing protein, producing MKKIALSFVLLAGIVVTLAVSGERSGGTALAGPAAAKPSPAAVERARREVRLLDDVYKTSVVLITQHYVEDEDSIAAAVAAKALFGAMKEKGWHEARLIDASGHPYNDENLPQDGFEKRAVKEILSGKASYDEVVTEDGKSFLLAATTVPVVMDKCIMCHENYRTVPKNQAIGAISYKVPVLE
- a CDS encoding ATP-binding protein, whose amino-acid sequence is MTDYEKLGQFYLGKTHDLKTGVTSPDDLVMYDAKDLTTHAVCVGMTGSGKTGLCLSLLEEAAIDGIPAICIDPKGDLGNLMLTFPNLAPQDFAPWVDPVEATRQGLTVPEMARKTAELWKRGLGEWGQSGERIQRFREAAEVAIYTPASTAGRPLTVLKSFAAPNAQVRENSEAFRDNILSAVSGLLALMQIDGDPISSREHILLSTILDFYWREGQDVDMATLIRSIQAPPFQKVGFLDLESFYPSGDRFKLAMSLNSLLASPSFAAWMEGESLDIQNLLYTAEGKPRLAIISIAHLTDSERMFFVTILLNEMISWMRSQPGTSSLRALLYMDEVFGYFPPTANPPSKRPMLTLLKQARAYGLGCVLATQNPVDLDYKGLSNCGTWFLGRLQTERDKMRVLEGLEGAAASTGSEFDRASMEQTLAALGSRVFLMNNVHESGHVIFRTRWALSYLRGPITRDQIEILMAPLKAGDSSSGGSSAFAAPATELANDDARPVLPPEIPEYFMPIRRSVEKVVYRPALLGQARVHYVDSKTDIDQWDEVTLLRLAGDGVDRDAWSEAEEWDEAELPELTALPDEPDAAFRDLPSELMQKKSYSAWETSLKNHLFRNQKLMINVCPILKEASRPGESESDFRIRLRHAAREQRDLLVEKLRAKYASRFRTIEDQIRRAEQKIETEKSQSSQKKLSTVVSIGSSVLGALFGRKLTSSTNMTRAGSAIRSASSLAKEAEDIRHAEEAYEAVVRKREELSAQVESEAQAIQDQFDPDLMEFQHAEITPRKSDMSIMRVVLVWLPYGVTRTGETERIF
- a CDS encoding Rrf2 family transcriptional regulator, with translation MFSQTVEYALRAVVHLAMHSPKPQKTADIADATKVPSAYLSKVLQGLREKEIVILQRGIGGGVSLARDPAELTILDVVNAVDPIERIHTCPLDLPGHGVRLCALHQRMDNALASMECAFQQTTLKELLADPNPSVPLCRD